The Fibrobacter sp. UWP2 DNA segment AACCACGATGCTCGCCAAGGCCTCGGAACAGCTCATAAGCTGCTGGGTGCGCTCTTCGAGGGTGGTCGCCATGCGCATGGAGCCCAATCGAACCTCTCCCGTCAATTCCATGTACTCGTTCTCGAATGCGGGCAATTCCACTTCGTAAAAGTATCCGCAAGCCGTATCCAGCACTTCGTTGATGGAGACCATGGAGCAGCGGTCGTTCATTTGGGCTATGCGGTTCGCCTTCTGCAATAGGGCTTCAATTTCTGGATTCGATCCACCAACCATGGTCTGCAAGCTTTTCAAGTCATCTTGCAAAGCCTTGATTTCTTCGGGAACTCTTCACAAATACCGATATGGTGGAGGCTTCACTCTCTTTTTTTTCTTCGACATTGGGCATTGGTTCAGCGACAAAAGCAGGAGCCGGAGCGGCGGGATCGGACTCGACCGCGGCAGGGGCTACGGCTTGTTCCACAGGCGCGGGTTCAGCTGGTGCCGGTTGTGCCGCGGGAGCAGGTTGCGCTGCCGGAGCAGGCTGGGGCGTCTGTGCCAAAGCGACAATCGCCATAAAAAGAACTAGAGAAATGATTCGCTTATTGAGCATATATACTCCAGACATATTGTAATATAAAGATAACTTTAAAGAGAGGTTTTGATCAAAGTAAATTTTCCTAGATAAAAAAAAGCCCCCCAAAATGGGGGGGAGTTGAAATTTAGGTGGGTTAAAAAAAGGTGAAACTGGTCTTTTTGAGTTCGAGGAGAGAGTGCAAAACGGTGTATTTCACCTGACATGCACTCCCTGCGGAAAGCGCCGAAGCCGTCTGGGCTATGGCCTGCTCCAGCTCCCCCGCCGAGGCGGCATGGAACATGGCGTAGAGGTTATACGGGAAGCCCTCGAAGGGGGGACGCTCGTAACAATGCGAAATATGCGGCTCCATGGTCAGGATCCTGTCCGCATCCGGGGCTAAGGGGTGCTCAAAACATACCATGGCGTTATGGGCGAATCCCGCCTCCTGGTGGCGTAGCACCGCACCAAAGCGGCGCATGAGTCCCGAGGCGAGGTCGCCGCGAATTGCCGCCAAAAAAGAGGGCAAGTCGCCCGCCGCATTGGCGCCTGTTTGCGAGACGCCCGCGAAAACATCGACGAACGGCGTAAGGGTGTGCGGCAGGTCGCCGCTGAGGGCGCGGATCCTGCACTTGTCGGCATCGGAGAGTTCCGCGGCGGTCAAAGAATCCGCAGTAACACCGGTCGCAACATTCGTAGCGGTCCCGGTCGCAGAGACCATGCGTGTCGCCGCCTTCCCCATCACCGTATTGATCTTGATTTTGCGGGTGGCAGGAAGCACATGCACGTCGCGGAGCGCGGTTGTCGCGATTAATTTATCTACAATAGAATCGATGGCGGCGGCGGACTCGGCAATGACGGTGAACCACACGTTGTAAGCGTGGCTGCGCACGTAGTTGTGCGTAACTGCGGGAACCCTGTTGACGGCAGCGGCAAACTCATTGAGGGCACTGTCGTCGGTAGCCTTGTTGCCGAGGGCATAAACCTTGCCCGCGACCAATCTGCTCACAAAGCCCAACTTAAAGGAGTCGTAGACGCCGCCAATGCGCCGGATGACGCCCGTGGCGCGAAGTCCCTCGACCAGGGAAAAAGCCTCGCTCTCGGTGACTCCTGTAGAGCCCGCGCCGCAGTCATTCAAGACGCGCGCCAGCTCGGCATAAGGACGTTCCGCGATGGGGAACCCGTCCTGGATAACGTCGAGGATGGCTTGCTCGAGGGGTGCCATGCGTTAAAGACCCAGCTCCGCGTCGGTAAGGTAGCAGGCCGGGTCCTGTTCCCAGAAGTCGCCGGTCACGGCCTCGGCGCGAGTGCGGAAGTTGCCGTTGCAAAGGCCCAGGTACGGGCACTTGGGGCAGCGGCCCTTCAAAAGCGGTTTGCGGTTCTTGAGGCCCGCCATGATCGGGTTCGATTCGTTGCTCCAGATTTCGCCAAAGCTGCGTTCACGCACGTTGCCGAGCGTGATGTACTGCGTGAACTGGTCGGGGTGAACGTTACCGATGCTGTCGATGTTGCCAAACGCCATGCCGCTGCGGTTACCGCCGTTACGCTGGATGAGTTCCAGCACCTTCTCGGCACGGGCAGGGTCTTCGCGCTTCATGCGCAAGTACAGGTAGACGGCGTCGGCATGGTTGTCGACGGTCAGGATTTCCTTGTCGATGCCGCGTTTCTTGAAGTCGAGCGTGCGGTCGATAATCAGGTCCATCGCCTTGCGGCTTTCTTCGTGGTTCAGGTCGTTTGCGACCATCGCCGAACCGCGCCCGCTGTAAACCAGGTGGTAGAAGCACACGCGGTCGATGTTCTCACTTTCGAGCAGGTCGAAAATCGCGTTCAAGTCCTGCACGTTGTAGCGCGTAATCGTAAAGCGGAGCCCCACCTTCTGGCCGGTCACCACGCAGTTGCGGATGCCGCGGAGAGCAAGTTTGTAGGCGCCCTCCTTGCCGCGGAACTTGTCGTGCGTCGCCTCGCAGCCATCCAGGCTGATGCCTACGTAGCCTACGCCCATGTCCTTGAGTTTCTGGGCCACGTCGGGCGTAATGCAGGTGCCGTTCGTGCTGATGGTCGGGCGGATTCCCTTGCTTGCCGCGTAGTTTGCGAGTTCAAAGAAGTCCGGACGGAGCAGAGGCTCGCCACCGCTGAAAAGGATTACCGGCACCTTGAAATCGGCCAACTGGTCAATGAGGGCGATTCCTTCTTCGTGGGTCAATTCGTTCTGGTACTTGATGGCCTCGGAGCGGGCATAGCAGTGCACGCAACTCAGGTTGCACGTCTTGGTGCAGTTCCATACCACCACGGGGCCGCGGCCGGGCGCCACACCGTTCTTGCATTCGTGGGCGCGGGGTTCGTAACGCAATTGGTCACCGTAGTTCGGCGTATCCATCAGGAGCTTGGTAATGCTGATCATGAGCGCAAATATAGAAAAGATGGGAAAAAATATTATATATTAAGGGCAAGACCTTTTTGGGGAATACCAAATGAAAACGAAAATTTTTTTTCTTTTCCTGAGTCTGTCGTTTTTCCTTGCGGCTTGCGGTGATGACGACTCCGTTTCTGCCACTACGGAACAAGACAGTTCCGAGTTAGTGGCCCTAAATGTAAATGGCTTCAGCTGGTCTGGCAAGGCGGGCGAATACACTATAAATACAGGTCTCACATATGCCGAATGGTATATGTTTAACGATTCCGCAGAAGGGGGGCTCTCCACCATAACCTGGCCAGTTCCGCTCGGAAATGATATTACCAACGACGCCATTGATCCGGTTATTGACGAATGCGGGGGAATTTGCGGCACCTTCAACCTGAATCAGGGATCCATGGACCACAAGCCGTATGCCGGAGTGGCCTTCAACCTTGCCGGAAAAGATGCCCTTCCTGTAGATATAACCAATATGTGGGGAATCTGTATCACCTATACGTCCGATGCTACAGCAGTTCTCGAACTCGTCCTCGATGACAAAAAAGAAGCCGCCATCAATCACGACCGCCCCCATGTCACCCTTATGCCGACCTCTTCTGCCCAAGATGTCTGCACCGTGTGGGAGAAGTTCGAACAGGCCGGCTGGGGCAACCCTATTTCCATAGACGAGGCCGTAAAATCAGTGGTTTCGATCCGGTTCAGAATAGAAGCGGCCGACAGCACGACCGGTGAGTTCAATGTTATGGAAATCTACAGACAAACCTGCTGCGACGCCCCATAAAAAACGCCCCCGGCGAACCGAGGGCATTTAAAAATCAAAAGACAGAAATTACTTTTCGGCAGCGAACTTCTTGGAAGCAGCCTTGACCTTCGGGTCGTTCTGGGCATCCTTGATTTTCTGCTTGATGTCGTCCTCGATTTTCTTTTTGAGCTTGGCGGCGAGGGCGGGGAAACGTTCTTCCAGAGAATCACTAAAGACTGCCGGCTTTTTGGCAGCGGGGGCTCCCCCTTTGCGCTTCGCGTTCAAAGGACGCTTCTTCTTGGCCGGGGCCTTCTTTTCGGCGGATTTTTCTTGGGATTTCGGTTCCTGAGGTTTGACTTCTTCTGTGGATTTGACTTCTGTTTCTTCTGCCATAGTATACCTCTTGGAAAATTGTCTTTGGACAAATATGTTAATTGACGCGCCCAAAGATAGTAAAAATTTGGGTGCACCACGGCAAAGTCACAAAAAATTATGCTTTATGGGCCAAACTAGGCCCGATTTTCGAGCCAATGCGCCAAAACGGTGATGTCGGCGGGGCGGACGCCGGGAATTCGGCTAGCCTGCCCCAGGGTGAGCGGCTTTTGTGCGTTGAGGCGTTGGCGGCTCTCGATACTGATGGCCGGGATCTGCATGTAGTCGAAATCAGGGGCAAGCTTGACCGACTCCATCTTTTTTTGGTCGGCAATTTCGCGGGACTGGCGGTCAAAAAAGCCCGCATAGATTTCTTCGGCGTACATGTACCAACGGTCGCGGCGGCAGAGGCTCGAGCCGGGATTCGGCAAACTGGAGTTCGGCAAACTAGGAAGCGCCACATCAAAGAAAAGTTCGGGGTCAATTCCCGGACGGCGCAGCACGTTGATCCAGCGGGTGCGCTCGGTGGCAAGCGCCTGCCCGCCCGCCGCCAAAATCTTGTTGGCGTCCTCAGGGCTGGCGGACTCCGCGACAAGGCTAGCCTTGAGGGCAACCATCTGGTCACGGCGACGCACCCAGTCGGCCCAGTCGGTATCGTCAATCATGCCGATTTTGCGGGCTTTTTCCTTGAGGCGGGCCTCGGCATTGTCGCTGCGCAAAAACAGGCGGTACTCGGCGCGGCTCGTGAACATGCGGTAGGGTTCGTCCAAGAGCACGTTCACCAGGTCGTCGACCATCACGCCCAAATAGCTCTCGGAACGGCCCAAAATAAAGGGTTCCTCGCCCTTGACCTTGAGGGCCGCGTTGATGCCCGCCATAAGGCCCTGGCCGGCAGCTTCCTCATAGCCGCTGGTGCCGCAAACCTGCCCGGCAAAATAAAGACCGGGAACTTTTTTGCACTCGAAGGTCGGGTAAAGCTGCGTCGCGTCAACCGAGTCGTACTCCACCGCGTAGCCAATCTGCAGAACCTTCGCGCGGGTAAGCCCCGGGATGGTGTGGATGGCCGCCAGCTGGATGTCGGCAGGCAGGCTCGAACTAAAGCCGTTGATGTAGACACGACCAATGTCTGCCTGTTCGGGTTCCAAAAACAGCTGGTGACCGTCGCGGTCGCCAAAGCGGTTGATTTTGTCTTCGATGCTGGGGCAGTAGCGCGGGCCCTTGCCATGGATGCGGCCACTGAACATGGGGCTATCCTTGAAGCCGCTGCGCAAAATGTCGTGGGTCTTGATGTTGGTGCGCGTAATCCAGCAAACGCAGTCGTTGCGAAGGGCGTTGGAATGCCGGTCGCTAAACGGCCACGGCACGGCATCGCCGTGCTGCACGTCGCACTCGCCAAAGTCAATGGAATCGGGGTCCAGGCGGCTAGGCGTGCCAGTCTTGAGCCTGCGCAGCGCAATGCCGTTTGCCGCAAGGCACTCCGAAAGCTTGTCGGCGCTGGGCTCGCCCACTCGCCCACCAACACTCGTCTCGAGCCCAGTGAACATCTTGGACGCCAGGAACGTGCCGCTGGTGACCACAATGGAACGCGTCACATAGCGGTCGCCGTTCAACAGCGTTATTTGCAGGCGACCGTCGGGCATGCGCTCAAACGCGGTGAGCTCCCCCTCGATGAGCGTGAGGCCGGGCAAGCCGGCGATAGTCTCGCGGGCGATCTCACTGTAATACTTCATGTCGCACTGGGCGCGCGGCCCCCAAACGGCGGGTCCCTTGCTCATGTTGAGCATGCGGAACTGGATGCCCGCCTTGTCGGTCAAAATGCCCATCAAGCCGCCGAGGGCGTCTATGTCGCGAACAATCTGCCCCTTGGCGACCCCGCCCACGGCAGGGTTACAGCTCATACGCCCGATGGCGTTGATGTCCATCGTGAGCATGGCGGTCTTGACGCCAAGTTTCCAGGCGGCATGGGTCGCCTCGATGCCAGCATGGCCACCACCGACGACGACGACATCGAATTCTGTCATTTTAAACTACTTGCCAGCAGGTGCCGCAGCAGGGGCTGCCGGAGCCGGAGCTGCGGGCTTCAAAGTATCGACCGTGGCCGGAGTCTCGACCTTCCACTCTACGTTCTTGCCGGCGAGGAGTTCGGCGATTTCCTTTTTGAGGTCTTCCTTCTCCTTTTCAAAGGCGGCGTAGAGCTTGTAGGTGCCGTCCGGATTCACGAGGTAAATCTTGGGCACGTAGCCGTCGCTGTAGAGCTCGCCGAACTGGCGCTTTTCGTCGAACACGACGCTCATGTTGTCGTCGTACTTGGCGTCGTCCATAAAGCGGCGAATGCCTGCCTTGCTGTTGCCACCGCTAAACACGGAGAGGGCGGTAAGGCCCTTGGGCACAAATTCCTTGGCGATTTCCACAATCTGCGGAGCTGCATGGGCGCAGTGGCCGCAGGTGGCGGAGAAGTAAGAGATCAGGAGCGGCTTGCCGGCAAACGAGGAGAGGTCCTCGGTCTTGAGTGAAATGCCGGTGACCTTCACCTTGAAGTTTATTTTGGCAGGCATGCCGTTGGGGAGCGTATCACCACGCAGGCCAGCGACTTCGGCCTTGAGTTTCGCTTCTTCCTCCTGCTGCTTTTTCATGGCCTCTTCGCGGAGGGCCTTCATCTTGTCGTTAAAGCGGTTACCAACAGCCTTGAGGGAATCCTCGGGCAGCTGCAAAGCCAAAGTGGTATCACGAATCTTGGCAGCGGCGTCCTTGACACCCAGCACAAAGTAATCCCCGTCGAACTCGGTCTGGAACTGTTCTCCAATGGCACGGAACTGATTAGCAAACTGAATGCCAATAAGGTAAGAGAACTTTTGGTTGTCCGTTGCGTCGGGACCGAGGGTCACGGCAGCTCCCGTCACAGGGGCTTCGCTTTCAATAGGCAGAAGTTTGGCCACAGAGTCCATGTAAGCACGGATCTTTGCACGGTCGCCTTCGAACGAGGCCATGGTGGCACTGTCAGGGCGAGTCGATTCCATGCGCTGGCGAGAACGGGCTCCATACAGGGTACCCACGGCGCGAAGGGAATCATCAGAAAGTTGGAGCTTAAAAGACGTGTCGCTGGCAGCCTTCTGAGCATCGTAAAAAGCCTGGATGACCACATCCTGGTTCAAGTGTTCGCCCATCTGGAGCGGCAGCATCTTAAAATTCTGCCCTCCAAACTGGACTCCCAGCATGTAGGCGAACTTTTGATCGTCAGTTGTATTGGCATTGATAGAAGCCGGGGCCTTGGACTGAGGCATATCGCAAGCGACCATGGCCAAGGCACAAGCACCAAGAGCAATAATTTTGGATTTCATTTTCAACTTCCTTTAGAAAACGTCCTGTAGTTTTTCGAGTTAAAATTACAAAAAACGCTAGGGTTCGACATTCTTGCCATCCAAAAGAGCCGCAATTTCACTCTTGATGGCGTCAATCTTGTTATCTAGGGACACGTATAATTTGTAAGAACCGTCCGGATTTACAATGTAAATTTTTGGAACATAGCCGTCGCTGTAAAGCTCCCCGAATACTCGGGTCTCGTCAAAGACCACGTTCATGCGTTCGTCAAACTGGGCTTTGTCCATGAACTTGCGAATAGCGCTCTTGCTGTTGCTGCTGGAAAACACGGTCGTAGACACAAGCCCCCTGGAGGCAAATTCCTTGAAGATTTCAACAATTTGCGGAGCTGTATGGGCGCAGTGACCGCAGGTGGCCGAGAAATACGTGAGCAGCATCGGCTTGCCGGCAAAGGGCAAAAGATTCTCGGTCTTGAGGGTAATCCCCTTGACCTTCACGTTGAAGTTGATCTTGGCGGGCATGCCGTTGTCGAGTGTGTCACCACGGAGGCTCGCGGCCTCTGCCTTCATTCGCTCCTCCTCCTGGATTTGCCTTTCGCGTTCCTCTTGCTGGCGGACCGCAAGCAAGGAATCAAAACGAGTCCTAATCACCGTAATGGAATCATTGGACATCTGCATGGCAAACGTGGTATCGCGGGCCTTGGCAGCAGATTCACGGACGCCAAGCACAAAGTACTCCACGTCCAAATCGAGCTTGGTGTCGGCACGGAGCTTTAAGAACACCGAGGCATACTGGATGCCGACACGATAAGAGAACATCTGCATTTTTGTCGCGGTGGTATCGCTCAACTTTACGGGGAGGCCCGTCACCTTGCCCTCGGGCTCCACAGGGAGCGAAGCCAACACGGAATCCTTGTATTTTTGAATCCGCTCCCGGTCGTCGCCAAGCTGCACCAGAGTCGCGCTGTCGGGATAGGTTTGGCCATAACGCCCTCGGGCTAATGACTCCATATTGAATGTGGCGGAGCGGAGGGAATCGCCCGAAATCTGGTATTCAAAATCCTCGTCCTCATGCTTTTTGAGATCGTCGCGGATGCCCTGCATCACGCAGTCCTCGTCGAGGTGTTTGCCCATTTGGTGCGGAACCATGGAAAAGTCGTTCAAGGCCATTTGCGCACCGATCATGTAGGCGAACCTTTGCTCGGCGGTCGAATCCGCCGTGATGGCGACCCTGTTCTCGAACTGATTTTGAACGTTGCAGGCGACCAAAAAAGCCGCCCCGAAAATTGCAAAAAGAGCCTTAATTTTCATTTGAATCCCTCTTGTTTAATATCTAACCCAGAAAAAACTTTAAAACATTCGAGCGTCCTTGAGGCGACCTGCTCGGGGATGGCGGTCCCCAGCTCGATGACCGCCTGGACCGGCGTGACATTCAAAAGGCGCATGGGGTACGGCGAAGCCGGGCACAGGGCCAAAAGTTCTCGCGGGTCCGGAGGCGGGAACTCGGCAAACGTCACCGCCAAAAGCCCCCTGCGCTGTTGCAACCCCTGCACGCGCATGCGCCCGGCCAAAAGTCCAATCTCCGAAACCTTCATGAGCATCATGGCAGGTTCCGGCACAGGACCAAAGCGGTCCTCGAGTTCCTGCAAAATGCTCTCGACCTCGGCACTCGACGCCACACGGGCAATGCGCTGGTACAGCGAAATGCGCGTGAGACCGTCTTGAATGTAGTCCTCAGGCAGGTAGGCGTCCACGCCAATCTCCACGCGAGGCTGTATGGGCTTGTCGGTAGGGCCGCCGCGCAACTGCTCCACGGCCTCGCGGACCATGCGCACATAGGTCTCGAACCCGACCTCGGCAATAAAGCCGTGCTGTTCTTGCCCCAGCAGGTTCCCCGCCCCGCGAATCTCCAAATCGCGCATCGCCAACTGGTAGCCGCTTCCCAGGTCGGTGTACTGCTCCAACGCCTTGAGGCGGCGCATGGACTCGGGGGCAATCTCGCCCCGAGTGGGAATCACGAGGTACGCCTTGGCGAGCACATCGCT contains these protein-coding regions:
- a CDS encoding Lrp/AsnC family transcriptional regulator, whose amino-acid sequence is MAPLEQAILDVIQDGFPIAERPYAELARVLNDCGAGSTGVTESEAFSLVEGLRATGVIRRIGGVYDSFKLGFVSRLVAGKVYALGNKATDDSALNEFAAAVNRVPAVTHNYVRSHAYNVWFTVIAESAAAIDSIVDKLIATTALRDVHVLPATRKIKINTVMGKAATRMVSATGTATNVATGVTADSLTAAELSDADKCRIRALSGDLPHTLTPFVDVFAGVSQTGANAAGDLPSFLAAIRGDLASGLMRRFGAVLRHQEAGFAHNAMVCFEHPLAPDADRILTMEPHISHCYERPPFEGFPYNLYAMFHAASAGELEQAIAQTASALSAGSACQVKYTVLHSLLELKKTSFTFF
- the nirJ1 gene encoding putative heme d1 biosynthesis radical SAM protein NirJ1 — its product is MISITKLLMDTPNYGDQLRYEPRAHECKNGVAPGRGPVVVWNCTKTCNLSCVHCYARSEAIKYQNELTHEEGIALIDQLADFKVPVILFSGGEPLLRPDFFELANYAASKGIRPTISTNGTCITPDVAQKLKDMGVGYVGISLDGCEATHDKFRGKEGAYKLALRGIRNCVVTGQKVGLRFTITRYNVQDLNAIFDLLESENIDRVCFYHLVYSGRGSAMVANDLNHEESRKAMDLIIDRTLDFKKRGIDKEILTVDNHADAVYLYLRMKREDPARAEKVLELIQRNGGNRSGMAFGNIDSIGNVHPDQFTQYITLGNVRERSFGEIWSNESNPIMAGLKNRKPLLKGRCPKCPYLGLCNGNFRTRAEAVTGDFWEQDPACYLTDAELGL
- the mnmG gene encoding tRNA uridine-5-carboxymethylaminomethyl(34) synthesis enzyme MnmG; protein product: MTEFDVVVVGGGHAGIEATHAAWKLGVKTAMLTMDINAIGRMSCNPAVGGVAKGQIVRDIDALGGLMGILTDKAGIQFRMLNMSKGPAVWGPRAQCDMKYYSEIARETIAGLPGLTLIEGELTAFERMPDGRLQITLLNGDRYVTRSIVVTSGTFLASKMFTGLETSVGGRVGEPSADKLSECLAANGIALRRLKTGTPSRLDPDSIDFGECDVQHGDAVPWPFSDRHSNALRNDCVCWITRTNIKTHDILRSGFKDSPMFSGRIHGKGPRYCPSIEDKINRFGDRDGHQLFLEPEQADIGRVYINGFSSSLPADIQLAAIHTIPGLTRAKVLQIGYAVEYDSVDATQLYPTFECKKVPGLYFAGQVCGTSGYEEAAGQGLMAGINAALKVKGEEPFILGRSESYLGVMVDDLVNVLLDEPYRMFTSRAEYRLFLRSDNAEARLKEKARKIGMIDDTDWADWVRRRDQMVALKASLVAESASPEDANKILAAGGQALATERTRWINVLRRPGIDPELFFDVALPSLPNSSLPNPGSSLCRRDRWYMYAEEIYAGFFDRQSREIADQKKMESVKLAPDFDYMQIPAISIESRQRLNAQKPLTLGQASRIPGVRPADITVLAHWLENRA
- a CDS encoding FKBP-type peptidyl-prolyl cis-trans isomerase N-terminal domain-containing protein, with the protein product MKSKIIALGACALAMVACDMPQSKAPASINANTTDDQKFAYMLGVQFGGQNFKMLPLQMGEHLNQDVVIQAFYDAQKAASDTSFKLQLSDDSLRAVGTLYGARSRQRMESTRPDSATMASFEGDRAKIRAYMDSVAKLLPIESEAPVTGAAVTLGPDATDNQKFSYLIGIQFANQFRAIGEQFQTEFDGDYFVLGVKDAAAKIRDTTLALQLPEDSLKAVGNRFNDKMKALREEAMKKQQEEEAKLKAEVAGLRGDTLPNGMPAKINFKVKVTGISLKTEDLSSFAGKPLLISYFSATCGHCAHAAPQIVEIAKEFVPKGLTALSVFSGGNSKAGIRRFMDDAKYDDNMSVVFDEKRQFGELYSDGYVPKIYLVNPDGTYKLYAAFEKEKEDLKKEIAELLAGKNVEWKVETPATVDTLKPAAPAPAAPAAAPAGK
- a CDS encoding TlpA disulfide reductase family protein; the encoded protein is MKIKALFAIFGAAFLVACNVQNQFENRVAITADSTAEQRFAYMIGAQMALNDFSMVPHQMGKHLDEDCVMQGIRDDLKKHEDEDFEYQISGDSLRSATFNMESLARGRYGQTYPDSATLVQLGDDRERIQKYKDSVLASLPVEPEGKVTGLPVKLSDTTATKMQMFSYRVGIQYASVFLKLRADTKLDLDVEYFVLGVRESAAKARDTTFAMQMSNDSITVIRTRFDSLLAVRQQEERERQIQEEERMKAEAASLRGDTLDNGMPAKINFNVKVKGITLKTENLLPFAGKPMLLTYFSATCGHCAHTAPQIVEIFKEFASRGLVSTTVFSSSNSKSAIRKFMDKAQFDERMNVVFDETRVFGELYSDGYVPKIYIVNPDGSYKLYVSLDNKIDAIKSEIAALLDGKNVEP